Proteins found in one Herbiconiux sp. A18JL235 genomic segment:
- a CDS encoding sugar ABC transporter substrate-binding protein, with the protein MRSRLLPLALGGATVIALALTGCSDGPGMTTSSDSANGAGNGSGAGAGTTSIQFVNPLPNYPAWRLIGDCMADAAEARGVDFNESGPTGQAMDPTTMIEQIQSAIANKKSGIITLPASDAFGPLLDQARDAGIVTATMYGDGADGSGADINVGIDWTELGKIYVAEVEKLPGDKKLGLIAPGDTGIGKSFMDGVKAAVADTDDVEIVGEVYTGDDSAKALAQTNALLTAHPEVNVIATNMGTVTQGAVSAIEAKGLTGKVAFIGNGPDNGGKEALESGAEYRFLLQALCDAGADALDAVVDRIESGEAAGGSATLIDVGTRMATKDDYAELLEQGWA; encoded by the coding sequence ATGCGATCGAGACTCCTCCCGCTAGCGCTCGGCGGCGCGACCGTCATCGCCCTCGCCCTCACCGGCTGCAGCGACGGACCGGGGATGACGACGTCCTCCGACTCCGCGAACGGAGCGGGCAACGGCAGTGGCGCCGGCGCCGGCACCACGAGCATCCAGTTCGTCAACCCGCTGCCCAACTACCCGGCCTGGCGCCTCATCGGCGACTGCATGGCCGACGCCGCCGAGGCGCGCGGCGTCGACTTCAACGAGTCGGGCCCGACCGGCCAGGCGATGGACCCGACCACCATGATCGAGCAGATCCAGAGCGCCATCGCCAACAAGAAGTCGGGAATCATCACCCTCCCCGCCAGCGACGCGTTCGGCCCACTGCTCGACCAGGCCCGTGACGCCGGGATCGTCACCGCCACGATGTACGGCGACGGAGCCGACGGCAGCGGCGCCGACATCAACGTGGGCATCGACTGGACCGAGCTCGGCAAGATCTACGTCGCCGAGGTCGAGAAGCTCCCGGGCGACAAGAAGCTCGGCCTCATCGCCCCGGGCGACACCGGCATCGGAAAGTCGTTCATGGACGGCGTGAAGGCCGCGGTCGCCGACACCGACGACGTGGAGATCGTCGGAGAGGTCTACACCGGCGACGACTCGGCGAAGGCGCTCGCGCAGACGAACGCGCTCCTCACCGCGCATCCGGAGGTCAACGTCATCGCCACGAACATGGGCACCGTCACCCAGGGCGCCGTCTCGGCGATCGAGGCCAAGGGCCTCACCGGCAAGGTCGCGTTCATCGGCAACGGTCCCGACAACGGCGGCAAGGAGGCCCTCGAGAGCGGCGCGGAGTACCGCTTCCTGCTGCAGGCGCTCTGCGACGCCGGTGCGGATGCGCTCGACGCCGTCGTCGACCGCATCGAGAGCGGCGAGGCGGCGGGAGGATCGGCGACCCTCATCGACGTCGGCACCCGCATGGCCACGAAAGACGACTACGCCGAGCTGCTGGAGCAGGGGTGGGCCTGA
- a CDS encoding DeoR/GlpR family DNA-binding transcription regulator, whose amino-acid sequence MARSGEERRKRILDLVRSGGRQEVQEIATALGVAVETVRRDLRVLEDRHLLQRVHGAAMPVESGSFETAMDHRAQTRLAEKRRIAAAAVEAIGDAQTIFLDEGYTPMLIAEAIAELTQPLTVVTASLANAVAIGKAPHHSVLLLGGRVRSRTLATVDHWATAMLAQLNLDLAILGANGITVESGLTTPDPAVAEVKRTAVAVSRRRIFIGIHTKFGVTSFCTFAKVQDFELLITEEALPLRQAQRFAALGPHVERV is encoded by the coding sequence ATGGCCCGTTCGGGTGAAGAGCGCCGCAAGCGCATCCTCGACCTGGTGAGGTCGGGCGGTCGCCAGGAGGTGCAGGAGATCGCCACCGCTCTTGGGGTCGCCGTCGAGACCGTGCGCCGCGACCTGCGGGTGCTCGAAGACCGCCACCTGCTGCAGCGCGTGCACGGCGCGGCGATGCCGGTCGAGAGCGGGAGCTTCGAGACCGCGATGGACCACCGGGCCCAGACCAGGCTCGCCGAGAAGCGGCGCATCGCCGCGGCGGCCGTGGAGGCGATCGGCGACGCGCAGACCATCTTCCTCGACGAGGGCTACACCCCGATGCTCATCGCCGAGGCGATCGCCGAGCTCACCCAGCCGCTCACCGTCGTGACGGCGTCGCTCGCGAACGCGGTGGCGATCGGCAAGGCGCCGCACCACTCGGTGCTGCTCCTCGGCGGGAGGGTGCGCAGCCGCACCCTGGCGACCGTCGACCACTGGGCCACCGCGATGCTGGCCCAGCTGAACCTCGACCTCGCCATCCTCGGCGCCAACGGCATCACGGTCGAGAGCGGGCTCACCACGCCCGACCCCGCCGTGGCCGAGGTGAAGCGTACGGCCGTCGCCGTGTCGCGGCGCCGCATCTTCATCGGCATCCACACGAAGTTCGGTGTGACGAGCTTCTGCACCTTCGCGAAGGTGCAGGACTTCGAGCTGCTCATCACCGAAGAGGCACTGCCGCTCCGGCAGGCACAACGATTCGCCGCGCTCGGCCCCCACGTCGAGCGCGTCTAG
- a CDS encoding DJ-1/PfpI family protein: MTSPDPAPSPASAPTPGLRIGLLVFSNVTQLDLTGPLQVFADVPGASVDVIGKTPDPVPTDAVITLTPTVTYAACPQLDVLCVPGGHGVDLLLDDDETLDFLRSQAERARYVTSVCTGALLLGAAGLLQGYRATTHWSAFELLAEFGATPERSRVCHDRDRITGGGVTAGIDFALSVVAELCGRDVAERIQLHLEYDPAPPFTAGSPSTAPTAVLEAFRAAGAAHQADREERVRRAAARMRA, from the coding sequence ATGACCTCACCCGACCCCGCACCCAGCCCCGCCTCCGCGCCCACCCCGGGCCTCCGCATCGGCCTCCTCGTCTTCTCGAACGTCACGCAGCTCGACCTCACCGGGCCGCTGCAGGTGTTCGCCGACGTTCCCGGCGCATCCGTCGACGTCATCGGCAAGACGCCCGACCCGGTGCCGACCGACGCGGTCATCACGCTCACCCCCACGGTCACCTACGCCGCCTGCCCGCAGCTCGACGTGCTCTGCGTTCCGGGCGGGCACGGCGTCGACCTGCTGCTCGACGACGACGAGACGCTCGACTTCCTCCGCTCGCAGGCGGAGCGCGCCCGCTACGTCACTTCGGTCTGCACGGGGGCGCTCCTGCTCGGCGCGGCGGGTCTGCTGCAGGGCTACCGGGCGACGACGCACTGGTCGGCATTCGAGCTGCTCGCCGAGTTCGGCGCGACGCCCGAGCGCAGCCGCGTGTGCCACGACCGTGACCGCATCACGGGCGGCGGGGTGACCGCCGGCATCGACTTCGCCCTCTCGGTGGTCGCCGAGCTGTGCGGCCGCGACGTCGCCGAGCGCATCCAGCTGCACCTCGAGTACGACCCGGCGCCGCCCTTCACGGCGGGCTCCCCGAGCACGGCTCCGACTGCCGTGCTCGAGGCGTTCCGCGCGGCGGGGGCCGCCCACCAGGCCGACCGGGAGGAGCGCGTGCGGCGGGCGGCGGCCCGCATGCGGGCTTAA
- the dinB gene encoding DNA polymerase IV — MRGEATVLHADLDAFYASVEQRDAPALRGRPVIVGGGVVLAASYEAKARGVRTAMGGRQARELCPDAVVVPPRMEAYSEASRAVFAIFRDTTPLVEGLSIDEAFLEVGGLRRLVGTPEQVAVRLRARVRAEAGLAISVGVARTKFLAKVASAVSKPDGLLVVEPEREQEFLLPLPVERLWGVGAKTAAKLHGLGIRTVGQLAELEEATAERLLGRAAGAHLHALARLRDPRPVDTTRRRSSIGSQRALGGGPRSRARSPEELELILTQIVDRLARRLRDGDRVCRTVVLRLRFGDFEKATRSRTVGTASDRTSVLLGVARELLAAAQPEIAARGITLIGLSFGQLARADSIPLELPIDWDDAHRPGAARGLSAGAGRSLGLGLGAGVSFDPPRLDTVLDAVRDRFGADSVSRAAHLHHDPGLSAPLLPEHE; from the coding sequence ATGAGGGGCGAGGCGACCGTGCTGCACGCCGACCTCGACGCGTTCTACGCCTCGGTCGAGCAGCGTGACGCACCGGCGCTGCGCGGGCGGCCGGTGATCGTCGGCGGCGGGGTGGTGCTGGCGGCGAGCTACGAGGCGAAAGCACGCGGGGTGCGCACGGCGATGGGTGGGCGGCAGGCGCGCGAGCTGTGCCCCGATGCGGTGGTGGTGCCGCCGCGGATGGAGGCGTACTCCGAGGCCAGCCGCGCGGTGTTCGCGATCTTCCGTGACACGACGCCCCTCGTGGAAGGTCTGTCGATCGACGAGGCTTTCCTCGAGGTCGGCGGTCTGAGGCGGCTCGTGGGCACCCCCGAGCAGGTGGCCGTGCGGCTGCGCGCCCGGGTGCGGGCGGAGGCCGGGCTGGCCATCTCGGTGGGGGTGGCGCGCACGAAGTTCCTCGCCAAGGTGGCGAGCGCGGTGAGCAAGCCCGACGGGCTGCTGGTCGTCGAACCCGAGCGCGAGCAGGAGTTCCTGCTGCCCCTGCCGGTCGAGCGGCTCTGGGGCGTGGGGGCGAAGACCGCCGCGAAGCTGCACGGGCTCGGCATCAGAACGGTCGGGCAGCTCGCCGAGCTCGAGGAGGCGACGGCCGAGCGGCTGCTCGGGCGCGCCGCCGGGGCGCACCTGCACGCTCTCGCGCGGCTGCGCGACCCGCGGCCGGTCGACACGACGCGACGCCGCTCGTCGATCGGGTCGCAGCGGGCGCTCGGCGGTGGTCCGCGGTCGCGGGCGCGGTCACCCGAGGAGCTCGAACTCATCCTCACGCAGATCGTCGACCGGCTCGCCAGGCGGCTGCGCGACGGAGACCGGGTGTGCCGCACGGTCGTGCTGCGGCTGCGCTTCGGCGACTTCGAGAAGGCGACGCGGTCGCGCACGGTGGGCACCGCATCCGATCGCACCTCGGTGCTGCTCGGCGTCGCGCGCGAGCTGCTGGCCGCGGCGCAGCCCGAGATCGCCGCGCGTGGCATCACGCTGATCGGGCTCTCATTCGGGCAGTTGGCGCGTGCCGACAGCATCCCGCTCGAACTGCCGATCGACTGGGACGACGCGCACCGGCCGGGTGCCGCCCGCGGCCTCAGCGCCGGCGCCGGCCGCAGCCTCGGCCTCGGCCTCGGCGCGGGCGTGAGCTTCGACCCGCCCCGGCTCGACACCGTGCTCGACGCCGTGCGCGACCGCTTCGGCGCCGACTCGGTCTCGCGTGCCGCGCACCTGCACCACGACCCCGGGCTCTCGGCGCCCCTGCTGCCCGAGCACGAGTGA
- a CDS encoding thiamine pyrophosphate-binding protein: MTAASPAATFSARLVRAFAALGVKHAVVSPGSRSQSLALALAELEQQGVITVHVRIDERVAAFTALGIGRESGRPALVVTTSGTAVANLLPAVVEASHSGVPMIVLSADRPASLRGTGSNQTTIQPGMFGEFARAEVDLAPPRPDSLPAASDLAAWAFEMATDARAAGPVHLNLQFVEPLSGEVDDEAAEVPWESHVDGTSVRWARAAAAPDGGTTPHGADAADAGEGDGVVRAAGSAGAADAAGVVRIVDGVRAAGFAEAGGTSIRRLHLAPGPRTLVIAGADAGEAAADFARGAGWPMIAEASSGSRFGPNLVGAYRTLLDHPDFGGRVERAVVFGHPTLSRQVPALLARADVETVVVAGRGAAYLPRPDTVVVDEVTADPEDRGDRAARSWTGQWVFAGRELMEEESAGDDLAAPVLSASGPGDVEAARAFAKGELAALKAPITRRSLALAVWRASWPHDRLVLGASRLVREVDAAVPGKKIPVHANRGLAGIDGTISTAIGVAIASQGPDARPGTTRVLLGDLAFLHDVGALLRTPGERMPRVQLVVGNDGGGTIFDGLEVAGSAERSAFDRVMYTPQDADLGAIATAYGWTHRRVERRSELDQVLLSPAPGCSVVEVALGR; the protein is encoded by the coding sequence GTGACCGCCGCCAGCCCGGCCGCGACCTTCTCCGCCCGATTGGTGCGCGCCTTCGCCGCGCTCGGCGTCAAGCACGCGGTCGTCTCGCCGGGGTCGCGCTCGCAGTCGCTCGCCCTCGCGCTCGCCGAGCTGGAGCAGCAGGGCGTCATCACGGTGCACGTGCGCATCGACGAGCGCGTCGCCGCGTTCACGGCGCTCGGCATCGGCCGTGAGAGCGGCAGGCCGGCTCTCGTCGTCACCACCTCGGGCACGGCTGTCGCGAACCTGCTGCCTGCGGTGGTCGAGGCGAGTCACTCCGGGGTGCCGATGATCGTGCTGAGCGCCGACCGCCCGGCGTCGTTGCGCGGAACGGGTTCGAACCAGACCACCATCCAGCCGGGCATGTTCGGGGAGTTCGCGCGGGCCGAGGTCGACCTCGCGCCGCCGCGACCCGATTCGCTCCCTGCCGCGTCAGACCTCGCCGCTTGGGCCTTCGAGATGGCGACGGATGCTCGTGCCGCGGGCCCCGTGCACCTGAACCTGCAGTTCGTCGAACCGCTCTCGGGGGAGGTCGACGACGAGGCAGCCGAGGTGCCGTGGGAATCGCACGTCGACGGCACCTCTGTGCGCTGGGCACGGGCGGCTGCGGCGCCCGATGGCGGCACAACCCCCCACGGCGCTGACGCTGCCGATGCAGGTGAGGGAGACGGGGTCGTGCGTGCTGCAGGGTCGGCAGGCGCTGCTGATGCCGCCGGGGTCGTCCGCATCGTCGACGGCGTTCGGGCGGCGGGGTTCGCCGAAGCCGGCGGCACGAGCATCCGTCGTCTGCATCTGGCGCCGGGGCCCCGCACTCTGGTGATCGCCGGGGCCGACGCGGGGGAGGCGGCCGCCGACTTCGCCCGGGGCGCCGGGTGGCCGATGATCGCCGAGGCATCGAGCGGGTCGCGGTTCGGGCCGAACCTCGTGGGCGCCTACCGCACGCTGCTCGACCACCCCGACTTCGGTGGACGGGTGGAGCGCGCCGTGGTGTTCGGGCATCCGACCCTCAGCCGGCAGGTGCCCGCGCTGCTCGCCCGTGCCGATGTCGAGACCGTGGTGGTGGCGGGCCGTGGTGCCGCCTACCTGCCGCGACCCGACACGGTCGTCGTCGACGAGGTGACCGCCGACCCCGAAGACCGCGGCGACCGCGCGGCCCGCTCCTGGACGGGGCAGTGGGTGTTCGCGGGGCGCGAGCTCATGGAAGAAGAGTCGGCGGGCGACGACCTCGCCGCGCCCGTGCTGAGCGCGAGCGGGCCGGGCGACGTCGAGGCCGCGCGCGCCTTCGCGAAGGGCGAGCTCGCGGCGCTGAAGGCACCGATCACCCGGCGCTCGCTGGCGCTCGCGGTGTGGCGCGCGAGCTGGCCGCACGATCGCCTCGTGCTGGGGGCGTCACGGCTCGTGCGCGAGGTCGACGCGGCGGTGCCGGGCAAGAAGATCCCGGTGCACGCCAACCGGGGGCTGGCCGGCATCGACGGCACGATCTCGACGGCGATCGGCGTGGCCATCGCGAGCCAGGGGCCCGATGCGCGGCCCGGCACCACGCGGGTGCTGCTCGGCGATCTCGCCTTCCTGCACGATGTGGGGGCGCTGCTGCGCACACCGGGCGAGCGGATGCCGCGGGTGCAGCTCGTGGTCGGCAACGACGGCGGGGGCACCATCTTCGACGGGCTCGAGGTAGCGGGGAGCGCCGAGCGCTCGGCCTTCGACCGGGTGATGTACACGCCGCAGGACGCCGACCTAGGGGCGATCGCCACCGCTTACGGGTGGACGCACAGGCGGGTCGAACGGCGTAGCGAGCTCGATCAGGTGCTGTTGTCGCCCGCGCCGGGGTGCAGTGTCGTCGAGGTCGCGCTGGGGCGCTGA
- a CDS encoding PLDc N-terminal domain-containing protein codes for MARLLLAVVIVVVAFTVYALVDCLMLPKSRVKALPRPVWVLIILLFTPIGGILWLLIGRGRRVTKPPVRALGPDDDPDFLGTIRPIPDPTQDERIRELEKRLAETDDEQDNGRTDR; via the coding sequence ATGGCCCGTCTCCTGCTCGCTGTCGTGATCGTCGTGGTGGCGTTCACGGTGTACGCGCTGGTCGACTGCCTCATGCTCCCGAAGTCGCGGGTGAAGGCGCTGCCCCGCCCGGTCTGGGTGCTCATCATCCTGCTGTTCACGCCGATCGGCGGCATCCTGTGGCTGCTCATCGGTCGCGGTCGCCGCGTCACGAAGCCGCCGGTGCGTGCGCTCGGGCCCGACGACGACCCCGACTTCCTCGGCACCATCCGTCCCATCCCCGACCCCACGCAAGACGAGCGCATCCGTGAGCTCGAGAAGCGGCTCGCCGAGACCGACGACGAGCAGGACAACGGCAGAACCGACCGGTGA
- a CDS encoding DUF4229 domain-containing protein, with product MKPGRTWLVYTLIRLGIFAVVLTVLLLLNITAWIAAVLAAVISLCISILVLRKPRDEASKTLYEARRNRGTATRDPATATTSEDEDVEDRAVDARDADADAATQSANDNPRPTP from the coding sequence GTGAAACCCGGACGCACCTGGCTCGTGTACACCCTCATCCGCCTCGGCATCTTCGCTGTGGTGCTGACGGTGCTGCTCCTGCTGAACATCACCGCGTGGATCGCCGCGGTGCTGGCTGCCGTGATCTCGCTCTGCATCTCCATCCTCGTGCTGCGGAAGCCCCGCGACGAGGCGTCGAAGACCCTCTACGAGGCCAGGCGCAACCGGGGCACCGCCACCCGCGACCCCGCCACCGCGACGACCTCCGAAGACGAAGACGTCGAAGACAGGGCCGTCGACGCCCGTGACGCCGACGCCGACGCTGCGACTCAGAGCGCGAACGACAACCCGAGGCCCACCCCGTAG
- a CDS encoding 1,4-dihydroxy-2-naphthoate polyprenyltransferase, which yields MSKSTKRRSGHPARVNAPRQTAVRPQPGTRSAAGAWLAGARLRTLTLSIAPVALGAGAASVLTDGDISWLLFALCLLVAVFLQIGVNYANDYSDGVRGTDDVRVGPPRLTGSGLVPAKRVLAVALVFFGLAGASGIAITVITGHWWLLAVGAAAIAAGWFYTGGKHPYGYYALGEVFVFVFFGVVATVGTTFILAGEVNAESWAGGVAAGAIACAVLMANNIRDIEQDKLVKKRTLAVLIGRTASRIVYVFWLLVAYAVLAFFALLYPLAPLVFFTLLITVPATIIMLTAKKPREYITVLQLTSLFGLLYGVGLGLSFAL from the coding sequence ATGTCGAAAAGCACCAAGCGCCGTTCCGGCCACCCCGCCCGCGTCAACGCCCCCCGTCAGACGGCGGTGCGACCGCAGCCCGGCACCCGCTCGGCGGCCGGCGCGTGGCTGGCGGGTGCGCGGCTGCGCACCCTCACTCTCTCCATCGCCCCGGTGGCGCTCGGCGCGGGGGCTGCATCCGTGCTCACCGACGGCGACATCTCGTGGTTGCTGTTCGCGCTGTGCCTCCTCGTCGCTGTCTTCCTGCAGATCGGCGTGAACTACGCCAACGACTACTCCGACGGGGTGCGCGGCACCGACGACGTGCGGGTCGGCCCGCCGCGTCTCACCGGCTCGGGGCTCGTGCCGGCCAAGCGGGTGCTCGCGGTCGCGTTGGTGTTCTTCGGGCTCGCCGGAGCATCCGGAATCGCCATCACCGTCATCACGGGCCACTGGTGGCTGCTCGCCGTGGGAGCCGCGGCCATCGCCGCCGGGTGGTTCTACACCGGCGGCAAGCACCCCTACGGCTACTACGCCCTCGGCGAGGTGTTCGTCTTCGTGTTCTTCGGGGTGGTCGCCACCGTCGGCACCACCTTCATCCTCGCCGGCGAGGTGAACGCCGAGAGCTGGGCCGGCGGAGTCGCGGCGGGAGCCATCGCGTGCGCCGTGCTCATGGCCAACAACATCCGCGACATCGAGCAAGACAAGCTCGTGAAGAAGCGCACCCTGGCGGTGCTCATCGGGCGCACCGCATCGCGCATCGTCTACGTGTTCTGGCTGCTCGTCGCCTACGCGGTGCTCGCGTTCTTCGCCCTGCTCTACCCGTTGGCGCCCTTGGTGTTCTTCACGCTGCTCATCACGGTTCCCGCGACCATCATCATGCTCACCGCGAAGAAGCCGCGGGAGTACATCACGGTGCTGCAGCTGACCAGCCTGTTCGGGCTGCTCTACGGGGTGGGCCTCGGGTTGTCGTTCGCGCTCTGA
- a CDS encoding AMP-binding protein — protein sequence MRPLALLDAGRIELVERALRDALSHSGPAVLVREQGHSPSSEGRALPSDVPTKVALVVETSGSSGAPKRVMLSGEALLASAAATEAALGGPGQWLLALPVHYIAGLQVLVRSIAAGTEPLHEPPGPYWAERFAALVAGMEAPRRYTSLVPTQLSRLVDAAHADAEVRRAVARLDAVLVGGQALPEALRQRALDLDMPVVRTYGSSETAGGCVYDGLPIGNTVVRERHGEIEITGPSLAEGYLGDAELTAERFVDDGGVRWYRTSDGGSIDSEGRLAITGRLDNVIISGGVKVSLDLVERLVQSQPGFQQAVVVAADDETWGQVAVVVTDREPSPSALAALRAAVVPVAGRASAPAAVHRVDTLPLLPSGKPDRLALTRSLTAAAH from the coding sequence ATGCGCCCCCTCGCCCTCCTCGACGCGGGTCGCATCGAGCTCGTCGAACGGGCGCTGCGCGACGCCCTCTCGCACTCGGGGCCGGCCGTGCTCGTGCGCGAGCAGGGGCACTCGCCGTCGAGCGAGGGCCGAGCGCTGCCGAGCGACGTGCCCACGAAGGTCGCGCTCGTCGTGGAGACCTCCGGGTCGTCGGGTGCGCCCAAGCGGGTCATGCTCTCCGGCGAGGCGCTGCTCGCCTCGGCCGCGGCCACCGAGGCTGCCCTGGGCGGCCCCGGGCAGTGGCTGCTCGCGCTCCCGGTGCACTACATCGCCGGTCTCCAAGTGCTCGTGCGGTCGATCGCCGCCGGCACCGAGCCGCTGCACGAACCTCCCGGCCCGTACTGGGCCGAGCGGTTCGCGGCCCTCGTGGCCGGCATGGAGGCCCCGCGCCGCTACACCTCGCTCGTTCCCACCCAGCTGTCGCGCTTGGTCGACGCCGCGCACGCCGACGCCGAGGTGCGCCGCGCCGTGGCGCGCCTCGACGCGGTGCTGGTGGGAGGTCAGGCCCTCCCCGAGGCGTTGCGTCAGCGCGCGCTCGATCTCGACATGCCCGTCGTGCGTACCTACGGCTCGAGCGAGACAGCCGGGGGCTGCGTCTACGACGGCCTGCCGATCGGCAACACCGTCGTGCGCGAGCGTCACGGCGAGATCGAGATCACCGGCCCTTCGCTCGCCGAGGGGTACCTCGGCGATGCCGAGCTCACCGCAGAGCGCTTCGTCGACGACGGCGGTGTGCGCTGGTACCGCACCTCCGACGGCGGCAGCATCGATTCCGAAGGCCGGCTCGCCATCACCGGGCGGCTCGACAACGTCATCATCTCCGGCGGCGTCAAGGTCTCGCTCGACCTCGTCGAGCGACTCGTGCAGTCGCAGCCCGGCTTCCAGCAGGCGGTCGTCGTGGCCGCCGACGACGAGACCTGGGGTCAGGTCGCCGTCGTCGTCACCGACCGCGAGCCGTCACCCAGCGCCCTCGCCGCCCTGCGCGCAGCCGTGGTGCCCGTCGCCGGCCGTGCCTCGGCGCCCGCGGCGGTGCACCGCGTCGACACCCTCCCGCTCCTGCCCTCCGGCAAGCCCGACAGGCTCGCCCTCACCAGGTCGCTCACCGCGGCTGCTCACTAG
- a CDS encoding 1,4-dihydroxy-2-naphthoyl-CoA synthase, translating into MSDRSTVSDIFDPEEWVVAPGSEHFTDITYHLDREGRVARIAFDRPEVRNAFRPKTVDELYSALDDARQNPRVGVVLLTGNGPSPRDGGWAFCSGGDQRIRGRDGYKYSDEETAAGIDTARAGRLHILEVQRLIRFMPKVVIAVVPGWAAGGGHSLHVVCDLSIASEEHGRFKQTDADVGSFDAGYGSAYFARQIGQKFAREVFFLAEEYSAQRAYEMGAVNRVVPHAELETEALRWARVILGKSPTAIRMLKYAFNAVDDGLVGQQVFAGEATRLAYAGDEAVEGRDSFLEKREPDWSAFPYHY; encoded by the coding sequence ATGAGCGATAGATCCACGGTCTCCGACATCTTCGACCCCGAGGAGTGGGTGGTGGCGCCGGGTTCCGAGCACTTCACCGACATCACCTACCACCTCGACCGGGAGGGTCGCGTCGCCCGTATCGCCTTCGACCGACCCGAGGTGCGCAACGCCTTCCGGCCGAAGACCGTCGACGAGCTCTACTCGGCTCTCGACGATGCGCGGCAGAACCCGCGAGTGGGCGTCGTGCTGCTCACAGGGAACGGCCCGAGCCCGCGCGACGGCGGGTGGGCGTTCTGCAGCGGCGGTGACCAGCGCATCCGGGGTCGCGACGGCTACAAATACTCCGACGAGGAGACGGCGGCGGGCATCGACACAGCCCGGGCCGGGCGCCTGCACATCCTCGAGGTGCAGCGGCTCATCCGCTTCATGCCCAAGGTCGTGATCGCCGTGGTGCCCGGGTGGGCTGCGGGGGGCGGCCACTCGCTGCACGTGGTGTGCGACCTGTCGATCGCGAGCGAGGAGCACGGGCGGTTCAAGCAGACCGACGCCGACGTGGGCAGCTTCGACGCCGGGTACGGCAGCGCCTACTTCGCCAGGCAGATCGGGCAGAAGTTCGCCCGTGAGGTGTTCTTCCTCGCCGAGGAGTACAGCGCGCAGCGCGCCTACGAGATGGGGGCGGTGAACCGGGTGGTGCCGCACGCCGAGCTCGAGACCGAGGCGTTGCGCTGGGCGCGGGTCATCCTCGGCAAGTCGCCGACGGCGATCCGCATGCTGAAGTACGCGTTCAACGCCGTCGACGACGGTCTGGTGGGGCAGCAGGTGTTCGCCGGCGAGGCCACCCGGCTCGCCTATGCCGGCGACGAGGCGGTGGAGGGTCGCGACTCCTTCCTCGAGAAGCGGGAGCCCGACTGGTCGGCCTTCCCGTACCACTACTGA
- a CDS encoding o-succinylbenzoate synthase: protein MTPPALAELLERMHVVALPLHTRFRGQTVREIALFEGPEGWTEFSPFPEYGDEESVAWLRAAVEFGWTSTTTTATTAAARPQRTEIPVNATVPAVEAADVARVLSHYDGCRTAKVKVAERGQTLDDDLARVRRVREVMGAEGRLRLDANGGWNVDEAEHAVHRLAEFDLEYLEQPCASVDELAQLRERIAYLDIPVAADESVRKASDPLAVARAGAADLLVVKAQPLGGISAALAIVAEAGLPAVVSSALESSVGIAMGAHLAAALPTLDHDCGLATVELFTADVAAPGQSLVPRAGCIPVTRPDVDPDALARLTATPARREWWAERITRIHPLL from the coding sequence ATGACTCCCCCGGCTCTCGCCGAGCTGCTCGAGCGGATGCACGTGGTGGCGCTGCCCTTGCACACCCGCTTCCGCGGACAGACCGTGCGCGAGATCGCCCTCTTCGAGGGGCCGGAGGGGTGGACCGAGTTCTCGCCCTTCCCTGAGTACGGCGACGAGGAGTCGGTGGCCTGGCTGCGCGCCGCCGTCGAGTTCGGATGGACATCGACCACGACCACCGCGACGACGGCTGCCGCTCGGCCGCAGCGCACCGAGATCCCGGTGAACGCCACGGTGCCCGCGGTCGAGGCGGCCGACGTCGCGCGGGTGCTCTCCCACTACGACGGCTGCCGCACCGCCAAGGTGAAGGTCGCCGAGCGCGGCCAGACGCTCGACGACGACCTCGCCCGCGTGCGCCGCGTGCGCGAGGTGATGGGGGCGGAGGGCCGCCTGCGGCTCGACGCGAACGGCGGCTGGAACGTCGACGAGGCCGAGCACGCCGTGCACCGTCTGGCGGAGTTCGACCTCGAGTACCTCGAGCAGCCGTGCGCGAGCGTCGACGAGCTCGCCCAGCTCCGCGAGCGCATCGCCTACCTCGACATCCCCGTGGCGGCCGACGAGAGCGTGCGCAAGGCGAGCGACCCGCTCGCGGTCGCGCGGGCCGGGGCCGCCGACCTCCTCGTCGTGAAGGCGCAACCGCTCGGCGGCATCTCCGCAGCGCTCGCGATCGTCGCCGAGGCCGGCCTTCCCGCGGTGGTGTCGTCGGCGCTCGAGAGCTCGGTGGGGATCGCGATGGGGGCGCACCTCGCCGCAGCACTCCCCACCCTCGACCACGACTGCGGACTCGCCACTGTCGAGCTCTTCACGGCCGACGTCGCAGCCCCCGGCCAGAGCCTCGTGCCGCGCGCCGGCTGCATCCCGGTCACCCGCCCCGACGTCGACCCCGATGCCCTGGCGCGGCTCACCGCCACCCCCGCCCGACGTGAGTGGTGGGCGGAGCGGATCACCCGCATCCACCCCCTCCTCTGA